From the genome of Spinacia oleracea cultivar Varoflay chromosome 2, BTI_SOV_V1, whole genome shotgun sequence, one region includes:
- the LOC130467382 gene encoding uncharacterized protein has product MTTEEMTLAEMKAAYEKAQAELAQERASIENLQKELESVKSNKYQSRYKLGAKPKKLIFEMTGDSEDLSDGEEPHEEKDEAIPDPVTKRLNKMENHMKKRCSLMMKLMTKLPGAPTPVETEPTDGYAASPFCEAIARVTVPHQLRLPTWTTLYDGTSDPYRHVNFYTQRMWQIGIPYDLVEPVMCKSFGRTLDGAALEWLMNITPGSIFCLSDLINAFYQQFASSRQLEKQTSDLYRLVQGPTESVRDYFNRFNCEKISIKNCDVRTAIEAFKRGLVPNSELYRELNKYPCANFEEVRSRATAQMRIEDDEITRMVSQRPAGGSSDRRSYTPRNNGWRHQPYNRQGQVQNVNQYDDTNSVYRNERVVYPPISEYGFNVDIGGVVNALQSVGGTVRWPKKSDRPDSTKDMSRGESEAVKEGQTEDEVALDKSLAAMIITFDDSDSTDIIQEHHDGLVISLPIGNALIKRILIDNGSSANVLFLEALQEMGLDEKSIIRRLTVLVGFSGESLRTVGEISLPTYAEGVNVMTKFNVVDCPSAYNVILGRPWIHKMKAVPSTYHQSIKFPTKWGVMEIKGQQRDAKKCYEMALKPSKSSI; this is encoded by the exons ATGACTACTGAAGAGATGACGCTCGCAGAGATGAAAGCGGCCTACGAGAAGGCCCAAGCAGAGTTGGCCCAAGAAAGGGCCTCCATTGAAAACCTCCAGAAGGAGCTCGAATCCGTGAAAAGTAACAAGTATCAATCGCGTTACAAGCTAGGTGCAAAACCGAAGAAGTTGATATTCGAGATGACTGGCGACTCTGAAGACTTGTCCGACGGCGAGGAGCCACATGAGGAAAAGGATGAAGCAATACCGGACCCCGTCACCAAGCGCCTAAATAAGATGGAAAATCACATGAAGAAGCGATGCTCGTTGATGATGAAGCTGATGACCAAACTGCCGGGGGCACCCACGCCCGTGGAGACCGAGCCGACCGACGGGTATGCAGCATCGCCGTTCTGTGAAGCGATCGCTAGGGTGACGGTACCACACCAGCTCCGACTCCCTACCTGGACCACCTTGTATGACGGAACGTCTGATCCATACAGACATGTCAACTTCTACACGCAGCGAATGTGGCAGATCGGCATCCCCTACGACCTGGTCGAGCCCGTCATGTGCAAATCCTTCGGAAGAACCCTCGACGGAGCAGCCCTGGAATGGCTCATGAACATAACACCTGGATCTATCTTCTGCCTGTCCGACCTCATCAACGCCTTCTACCAACAATTCGCCAGCAGTCGCCAGTTGGAGAAACAAACAAGTGACCTCTATCGGTTGGTCCAAGGACCTaccgagtcggtacgcgattattttaaccgttttaattgtgaaaaaattagCATAAAAAACTGTGATGTCAGGACAGCCATCGAAGCATTCAAGAGAGGTCTCGTCCCCAACTCAGAGCTGTACCGGGAACTAAACAAATATCCCTGTGCAAACTTCGAAGAAGTCAGATCGAGGGCCACTGCCCAGATGCGGATTGAAGACGACGAGATTACACGAATGGTTTCTCAGCGACCAGCAGGGGGCAGCAGCGACAGGAGGTCGTACACCCCAAGGAACAACGGCTGGAGACACCAACCATACAACCGCCAGGGTCAGGTACAAAATGTCAATCAATATGATGATACTAACAGTGTTTACAGGAATGAACGGGTCGTTTATCCCCCCATCTCCGAGTATGGCTTCAACGTCGACATCGGAGGCGTGGTAAACGCCCTTCAAAGTGTAGGTGGTACCGTCAGATGGCCGAAGAAGAGTGACAGACCAGACTCTACGAAGGACATGAGCAG GGGCGAATCTGAAGCCGTCAAAGAGGGGCAGACCGAAGACGAAGTAGCACTCGACAAGTCATTAGCGGCGATGATAATAACCTTCGACGACTCAGATTCAACCGACATAATACAGGAACATCATGACGGGCTAGTCATATCGCTCCCAATAGGCAACGCTCTCATCAAAAGGATATTGATCGACAACGGCAGTTCAGCAAACGTATTGTTCCTAGAGGCTCTGCAGGAAATGGGACTAGACGAAAAGAGTATAATCAGAAGGTTgacagtcctagtaggattcagtGGAGAATCGCTACGAACAGTAGGAGAGATATCGCTGCCTACGTACGCAGAAGGTGTTAATGTGATGACCAAGTTCAACGTCGTCGACTGCCCATCAGCATACAACGTCATTTTGGGACgaccatggatccacaaaatgaagGCGGTGCCGTCGACATACCACCAGTCAATCAAGTTCCCAACCAAATGGGGAgtcatggaaatcaaaggacAGCAAAGGGACGCAAAGAAATGTTATGAAATGGCGCTGAAACCATCAAAGTCATccatctag